The Stenotrophomonas indicatrix DNA segment GGCAACAGGCGTAGCACGCGCCGTGGCTGGCACCCGTTGGCATGGTTGCTGGGCCTGCTGGCGCTGGGGAGCGCCAGCGTGTCCGCACAGGACGCGCCTGCGCATTGGATGGCCTATGCCGCCTCCGTCAGCGGCGAACTGCAGCAGCGCCTTCAGCAGGAACAGAATCCACGCGCCCAGCGCCTGCTGGCCTGGCTGCAGGAGCATCCCGATACGCCGACACCGCTGGTGGTGAGCGTGTGGATCGCCCGCGATGGCGCCATCTCGAAACTGGAATTCGACAGTCTGGGTGATGTCCAGGTGGATGCCGATCTGCGCGCGACGCTGCAGGCCACAGCGTTGCCTGCGCCGCCGCCGAAGGACATGCGCCAACCGCTGCGGTTGGGGCTGGTCCTTACCCGGTAGATCCACGCCATGCGTGGATGAGCCTGATGGATGCCGACCTTGGTCGGCGGGAACGCGCCAACCAAGGTTGGCGTCTACCGATGCCCGCCAGCCACGCATGGCGTGGCTCTACTGCGTTGCCACCTGCGGTTCCCGTGCGGCTGCAGGCAACGGCGTTGCCGGCGGCACCGCCGAAGGACATGCGCCAACCGCTGCGGTTGGGGCTGGTGCTTACCCAGTAGATCCACGCCATGCGTGGCTGCGTTTGGTAGATGCCGA contains these protein-coding regions:
- a CDS encoding TonB C-terminal domain-containing protein; its protein translation is MDSAGNRRSTRRGWHPLAWLLGLLALGSASVSAQDAPAHWMAYAASVSGELQQRLQQEQNPRAQRLLAWLQEHPDTPTPLVVSVWIARDGAISKLEFDSLGDVQVDADLRATLQATALPAPPPKDMRQPLRLGLVLTR